From one Papio anubis isolate 15944 chromosome 12, Panubis1.0, whole genome shotgun sequence genomic stretch:
- the LOC103877537 gene encoding endogenous retrovirus group K member 8 Gag polyprotein-like — translation MSGQVFSVPLPPVGEKKESKEKDDFEELDLFPITRAAFGPNAQFPNGGQNVTFTSVQFKFLKEMKAAISNYGPQSLFVLGLLDSFSSEHMMIPIDWETLGQAVLDRSQWLQLKSWWWEEARVQARKNATRNPPGPTEEQLTGSAQYATLNAQAGLDDIALTQIKALYIKAWTKVEIAGKTSLSFVKILQGATEPYPDFVAHLQDAVLKTVGSGPAAKILLDTLAFESANPECQKLLRPLKASGADLDEYIRACAGVGGAIYNAQLFAGALSKALKGNSKQGICSQCGKPSHFKKECRKK, via the coding sequence atgtcaggtcaggttttctctgtgcctcttcctcctgtaggagaaaaaaaggaatcgaaggaaaaggatgatttcGAGGAATTAGATTTATTCCCAATAACACGGGCTGCTTTTGGCCCCAATGCTCAGTTCCCAAACGGtggccagaatgtgacttttacatccgtacaatttaaatttttgaaagaaatgaaagctgcaatTTCTAATTATGGACCTCAATCACTGTTTGTCCTTGGCCTTCTCGATTCCTTCTCTTCAGAACATATGATGATTCCTATTGACTGGGAAACGTTGGGACAGGCTGTCCTTGATCGTTCGCAAtggcttcaattaaaaagttggtggtgggaggaagcaagagTACAAGCTAGAAAAAATGCTACGCGAAATCCCCCAGGACCTACTGAAGAGCAGCTTACGGGTTCAGCACAATACGCCACTCTTAATGCTCAGGCAGGCCTAGATGATATTGCTCTCACTCAGATTAAAGCCTTGTATATAAAAGCATGGACTAAGGTTGAAATAGCAGGtaaaacttctttatcttttgtaaagatcCTACAAGGAGCCACAGAGCCATATCCAGATTTTGTAGCCCATCTTCAGGATGCTGTATTAAAGACTGTAGGTTCAGGCCCTGCTgctaaaattcttttggatactcTGGCTTTTGAGAGTGCTAATCCTGAGTGCCAAAAATTGCTGCGTCCTCTAAAAGCTAGTGGGGCTGATTTAGATGAATACATTCGGGCTTGTGCAGGTGTTGGAGGAGCTATTTACAATGCTCAGTTGTTTGCTGGGGCACTTTCTAaggctttaaaaggcaattctaaacaagGTATATGCTCTCAATGTGGGAAACCCAGTCATTTTAAGAAGGAATGCCGGAAAAAATGA
- the LOC101016981 gene encoding LOW QUALITY PROTEIN: olfactory receptor 4X1 (The sequence of the model RefSeq protein was modified relative to this genomic sequence to represent the inferred CDS: substituted 1 base at 1 genomic stop codon), producing the protein MAAIKNVTEIIFLGFSQNRNEQRVVSVMFLLMCTAVVPGNGLIVVNILASKGLTSPMYFLLSYVSFVEICYCSVVAPKLIFDSFIKRKVISLNGCITQIFFLHFFGGTEIFLLMVMAYNRYMAICKPLHYTAIMNQQMRSLLVGVAWGGSLLHSVGXTFLICQLPFCGPNIIDHCFCDVHPVLELACADSFLSSLLFLTFLFPPDDGGSISVVSFSVQIASYLIILHSLRSHNSEARRRELSTCASHVTVVGLFFMPCSFVCMRPCVTLPADKIVTVFYTVVTPLLNPIIYSFRNAEVKNAMRRLIGRKVIWEEK; encoded by the exons ATGGCTGCTATAAAAAATGTGACTGAAATAATTTTCCTGGGATTTTCCCAGAATCGGAATGAGCAGAGGGTCGTTTCTGTGATGTTTCTCCTCATGTGCACAGCCGTTGTGCCGGGCAATGGCCTCATTGTGGTGAACATCCTGGCCAGCAAAGGGCTCACCTCCCCCATGTATTTCTTGCTCAGCTACGTATCCTTTGTGGAGATCTGTTATTGTTCTGTCGTGGCCCCCAAGCTTATCTTTGACTCTTTTATCAAGAGGAAAGTAATTTCTCTCAACGGCTGCATCACCCAGatatttttcctccatttctttggTGGCACTGAGATCTTTCTCCTGATGGTGATGGCCTACAACCGCTatatggccatctgcaagccctTGCACTACACTGCCATCATGAACCAGCAAATGCGTAGCCTCCTGGTGGGGGTAGCATGGGGTGGGAGCCTGCTGCATTCTGTTGGGTAAACCTTCCTCATTTGCCAGCTCCCCTTCTGTGGCCCCAACATCATCGACCACTGCTTCTGTGATGTCCACCCAGTGCTGGAGCTGGCCTGCGCAGACTCCTTCCTGAGTAGCTTACTGTTCT TAACTTTCCTCTTTCCGCCGGATGATGGCGGCTCCATCTCTGTGGTCAGCTTCTCGGTGCAGATAGCTTCCTACCTGATCATCCTGCACTCCCTGAGGAGCCACAACTCCGAGGCGCGGCGCAGGGAACTCTCCACCTGTGCCTCTCATGTCACAGTTGTGGGCCTGTTCTTCATGCCTTGCTCCTTTGTCTGCATGAGGCCCTGTGTCACCCTCCCTGCAGATAAGATAGTCACCGTATTTTACACGGTGGTCACACCTCTCTTAAACCCCATCATTTACTCCTTTAGGAATGCTGAAGTGAAAAACGCCATGAGGAGACTCATTGGGAGAAAAGTAATTTGGGAAGAGAAGTAG